The sequence TCGGCGTGACGGTCGAGGCTGAGCTGGGCGTGCTCGGCTCGCTCGAAACGATGAAGGGCGACAAGGAAGACGGCCACGGCGCGGAAGGCACGATGACGCGCGAGCAACTGCTGACCGACGTCGAGCAGGCCGCCGACTTCGTCCGCCAGACCCAGTGCGACGCGTTGGCGATTGCGATCGGCACATCGCACGGCGCCTACAAGTTCACGAAGAAGCCGACGGGCGATATCCTCGCGATCGACCGCATCAAGGAAATCCACGCGCGCATCCCGAATACGCACTTGGTGATGCACGGTTCGTCGTCGGTGCCGCAGGAGCTGCTCGCGGAAATCCGCGAATTCGGCGGCGACATGAAGGAAACCTACGGCGTGCCCGTCGAGGAAATTCAGGAAGGGATCAAGCACGGCGTGCGCAAGGTCAACATCGACACCGACCTGCGCCTCGCGATCACCGGTGCGATCCGCCGCTACCTGGCGGAAAATCCCGGCAAGTTCGATCCGCGCGACTACCTGAAGCCGGCGCGCGAAGCGGCGAAGAAGATTTGTGTCGACCGTTATCTGGCGTTCGGCTGCGAAGGCCAAGCGGGCAAGATCAAGCCGCTGCCGCTCGACAAGATCGCCGAGAAGTACAAGTCGGGCGAACTCGCACAAGTCGTGCGCTGAGCCTG comes from Trinickia violacea and encodes:
- the fba gene encoding class II fructose-bisphosphate aldolase (catalyzes the reversible aldol condensation of dihydroxyacetonephosphate and glyceraldehyde 3-phosphate in the Calvin cycle, glycolysis, and/or gluconeogenesis), which gives rise to MPLVSMRQLLDHAAENGYGLPAFNVNNLEQVQAIMAAADQVGAPVIMQASAGARKYAGEPFLRHLIEAAIESYPHIPVVMHQDHGQSPAVCMAAIRSGFTSVMMDGSLEADGKTVASYEYNVEVSRKVIEMAHAIGVTVEAELGVLGSLETMKGDKEDGHGAEGTMTREQLLTDVEQAADFVRQTQCDALAIAIGTSHGAYKFTKKPTGDILAIDRIKEIHARIPNTHLVMHGSSSVPQELLAEIREFGGDMKETYGVPVEEIQEGIKHGVRKVNIDTDLRLAITGAIRRYLAENPGKFDPRDYLKPAREAAKKICVDRYLAFGCEGQAGKIKPLPLDKIAEKYKSGELAQVVR